The following are encoded together in the Gammaproteobacteria bacterium genome:
- a CDS encoding pilus assembly protein PilZ, protein MKNKKIARPSILSLSIKDKGALYAAYMPYVKNGGLFIPTNKDYKLGNEVFMLLTLMNENEKIPVAGKVVWITPNGAQENRSAGIGVQFAEQDGGTARNKIETYLAGALQAQRATHTM, encoded by the coding sequence ATGAAAAACAAGAAAATAGCACGTCCAAGTATATTATCCCTATCGATCAAGGACAAGGGCGCGTTATATGCCGCCTATATGCCTTATGTGAAAAACGGTGGTCTGTTTATCCCGACTAACAAGGATTATAAATTGGGTAATGAAGTCTTTATGTTGCTGACCTTGATGAATGAGAACGAAAAGATCCCGGTCGCTGGTAAGGTGGTTTGGATTACACCTAATGGTGCGCAGGAAAATCGTAGTGCGGGTATCGGAGTGCAGTTTGCTGAACAGGATGGTGGTACCGCACGGAATAAAATTGAGACCTATCTAGCCGGTGCCTTGCAGGCTCAACGTGCCACCCACACCATGTAA